One region of Streptomyces capillispiralis genomic DNA includes:
- a CDS encoding antibiotic biosynthesis monooxygenase family protein, which translates to MITEIARIEIRPGQEEEFERAVAEAVPHFLAADGCHGVDLLRSVEHPSRYRLTVRWETVEHHIVTFRASEGFARWRALAGPHFAAPPQVEHVVSVLAP; encoded by the coding sequence GTGATCACCGAGATCGCCCGGATCGAGATCCGCCCGGGCCAGGAGGAGGAGTTCGAGCGGGCCGTCGCCGAGGCGGTGCCGCACTTCCTCGCGGCCGACGGCTGCCACGGGGTCGACCTGCTCCGCAGTGTCGAACACCCCTCCCGCTACCGGCTGACGGTCCGGTGGGAGACGGTCGAGCACCACATCGTCACCTTCCGCGCCTCCGAGGGCTTCGCCCGCTGGCGGGCCCTGGCCGGACCGCACTTCGCCGCACCGCCGCAGGTCGAACACGTCGTCTCCGTCCTCGCACCGTGA
- a CDS encoding cupin domain-containing protein produces the protein MNCPTDEPCFASFPPAVLRPAELTAFSRGGGARTIPLVTRAVGAEVFLTGQTLFEGGAGIALHTHNCPESVTILEGDAIVEIDGTEHRVTRFDTTYVPAGTPHRFRNASATEPMRILWIYASVDATRTLVETGVTARVDAEHARAAAEPRD, from the coding sequence GTGAACTGCCCCACCGACGAGCCCTGCTTCGCCTCCTTCCCGCCCGCCGTCCTGCGGCCCGCCGAACTGACCGCGTTCAGCCGGGGCGGCGGCGCCCGCACCATCCCCCTGGTCACCCGGGCCGTCGGCGCCGAGGTCTTCCTCACCGGCCAGACCCTCTTCGAGGGCGGCGCCGGCATCGCCCTGCACACCCACAACTGCCCGGAGAGCGTCACCATCCTCGAAGGCGACGCCATCGTCGAGATCGACGGCACCGAGCACCGCGTGACCCGCTTCGACACCACCTACGTCCCCGCCGGCACGCCCCACCGCTTCCGCAACGCCTCCGCCACCGAGCCGATGCGGATCCTGTGGATCTACGCCTCCGTCGACGCCACCCGCACCCTCGTGGAGACCGGCGTCACCGCGCGCGTCGACGCCGAGCACGCCAGGGCCGCGGCCGAGCCCCGCGACTGA
- a CDS encoding (2Fe-2S) ferredoxin domain-containing protein, with amino-acid sequence MPCRIVVCRDCCCGSPKVTGVDHTAQTDRLREAAPVRVSDCLDVCEQANVVVVQPSTEGRAAGGRPVWLGLVNDPDATEDIAAWVRAGGPGIAPLPDILDLYTLSPAQRRTPGRPLP; translated from the coding sequence GTGCCGTGCCGCATCGTCGTGTGCCGGGACTGCTGCTGCGGCAGCCCCAAGGTGACCGGCGTCGACCACACGGCCCAGACGGACCGTCTGCGCGAGGCGGCACCGGTACGGGTCTCCGACTGCCTCGACGTCTGCGAGCAGGCCAACGTCGTCGTCGTACAGCCCTCCACCGAGGGCCGTGCCGCCGGTGGCCGGCCGGTGTGGCTGGGGCTGGTCAACGACCCGGACGCCACCGAGGACATCGCCGCCTGGGTCCGCGCGGGAGGCCCCGGCATCGCGCCCCTGCCGGACATCCTCGACCTCTACACCCTGTCACCGGCACAGCGCCGCACCCCCGGACGACCGCTGCCCTGA
- a CDS encoding NAD-dependent succinate-semialdehyde dehydrogenase, whose amino-acid sequence MILSTDPATGTELARYSPQSPQEVDGVLDAAAEAQAAWRRRDITERTPLLREMARVLREGRDTYAALITAEMGKPITEARAEIDKCALTCEYYAEHAPEQLADRPVASDAAESAVVYDPLGVVLAVMPWNYPFWQFFRFAAPALAAGNGALLKHANNVPQCALAVEEVVRAAGAPEGLCRTLLIEVDQVAGLIADPRVAAVTLTGSTEVGAIVAAQAAAVLKKQVLELGGSDPFVVLADADVEAAAATAVRARYTNAGQSCVNAKRFIVEEAVADRFVAAFTAAAAALRTGDPTDPETAIGPMARANLRDTLHDQVRRSVDAGAVLALGGEVPDGPGCHYPPTVLDHVRPGMAAFDEETFGPVAAITRVADADEAIALANRTEYGLGAALWTGDLDRARRLTRVLDAGAVFVNGMVASDPRLPFGGIKRSGYGRELGAEGIREFVNTKTVWIGPAA is encoded by the coding sequence ATGATCCTTTCCACCGACCCGGCCACCGGCACCGAACTCGCCCGCTACAGCCCCCAGTCGCCGCAGGAGGTCGACGGCGTCCTCGACGCCGCGGCCGAGGCCCAGGCCGCCTGGCGCCGGCGTGACATCACCGAGCGCACGCCGCTGCTGCGGGAGATGGCGCGCGTCCTGCGCGAGGGCCGGGACACCTACGCGGCGCTGATCACCGCCGAGATGGGCAAGCCGATCACCGAGGCCCGTGCCGAGATCGACAAGTGCGCCCTGACCTGCGAGTACTACGCCGAACACGCTCCGGAGCAGCTCGCCGACCGGCCGGTCGCCTCCGACGCCGCCGAAAGCGCCGTCGTCTACGACCCGTTGGGCGTGGTCCTCGCGGTGATGCCGTGGAACTACCCGTTCTGGCAGTTCTTCCGCTTCGCCGCCCCCGCCCTGGCCGCCGGCAACGGCGCCCTGCTCAAGCACGCCAACAACGTGCCGCAGTGCGCCCTCGCCGTCGAGGAGGTCGTCCGCGCGGCGGGCGCCCCCGAGGGCCTGTGCCGGACCCTGTTGATCGAGGTGGACCAGGTGGCCGGCCTCATCGCCGACCCGCGCGTCGCCGCGGTCACCCTCACCGGGTCCACCGAGGTCGGCGCGATCGTCGCCGCCCAGGCCGCGGCCGTACTGAAGAAGCAGGTCCTCGAACTCGGCGGCTCCGACCCGTTCGTCGTCCTCGCCGACGCCGACGTCGAGGCGGCCGCCGCCACCGCGGTCAGGGCCCGGTACACCAACGCCGGACAGTCCTGCGTCAACGCCAAGCGGTTCATCGTCGAGGAGGCCGTGGCCGACCGGTTCGTGGCGGCGTTCACCGCCGCGGCGGCGGCCCTGAGGACCGGCGACCCGACCGACCCGGAGACCGCGATCGGCCCCATGGCCCGCGCGAACCTCCGCGACACGCTGCACGACCAGGTGCGGCGCAGCGTCGACGCCGGTGCCGTCCTCGCCCTCGGCGGCGAGGTGCCGGACGGCCCCGGCTGCCACTACCCGCCCACCGTCCTCGACCACGTCCGCCCCGGCATGGCCGCCTTCGACGAGGAGACCTTCGGACCCGTCGCCGCCATCACCCGCGTCGCCGACGCCGACGAGGCGATCGCCCTGGCCAACCGCACCGAGTACGGCCTCGGCGCCGCCCTGTGGACCGGCGACCTCGACCGGGCCCGCCGGCTCACCCGCGTCCTCGACGCCGGTGCCGTCTTCGTCAACGGCATGGTCGCCTCCGACCCGCGCCTGCCCTTCGGCGGCATCAAGAGGTCCGGCTACGGCCGGGAACTCGGCGCCGAGGGCATCCGCGAGTTCGTCAACACCAAGACCGTCTGGATCGGCCCGGCCGCCTGA